ATCAAGAAGTAAAAGTTTTGGATGTGTAGCAAGGGCTCTTGCAATTTCAAGTCTTCTCAACTCTCCATAGGGGAGTGCCTTAGCAAGTAAGTAAGCTTTGTCTTTCAGGTTGAATTTCTCAAGTAGATGAAGACTCTCTTCAGTTATAGATTCTTCACCATTGTAATACTTTGGATTTCTTAAAACAGAATCAAAAAGACCATAATTAAGCCTATAATGGCCTGCAATTCTTACATTATCAAGCACTGTAAGGTTACCAAAAATTCTCAAATTTTGAAAAGTTCTTGCAATTCCAACTGATACAACTTCATGCGGTTTAAACTTGGTAATATTTTTATCATAAAAGTAAATATTTCCCTCGGTTGGTATGTAGACCCCTGTAATTAAGTTAAAAATTGTTGTCTTACCAGCACCATTTGGCCCAATAAGACCCCACAAAGCTCCCTCAGGCAAATCAAGGTGAAAATTAGAGACCGCTCTTAATCCACCAAAATAGTGTGTTA
Above is a genomic segment from Caldisericaceae bacterium containing:
- a CDS encoding ABC transporter ATP-binding protein; translated protein: MQQVVLKLDSVTHYFGGLRAVSNFHLDLPEGALWGLIGPNGAGKTTIFNLITGVYIPTEGNIYFYDKNITKFKPHEVVSVGIARTFQNLRIFGNLTVLDNVRIAGHYRLNYGLFDSVLRNPKYYNGEESITEESLHLLEKFNLKDKAYLLAKALPYGELRRLEIARALATHPKLLLLDEPAAGMNPKEVSELMDLILWIRDYFKITIYLIEHHMQVVMGICERIKVMDFGETIAEGTPNEIQNNPRVIEAYLGRKANVKG